A stretch of DNA from Methanogenium sp. S4BF:
AGCGCATTGATGAAATAGTTGACGACCTTCTCAAGGCGGAAGAGACGTATCATGAGGCGCAGAAACAGGCGGGTGACTTCAAAGAGAGTGCTGTGGAGCGGCTGACTGCCTTTTTCTACCGGATTATGCGGGCGCTTGACGACCCTGCCTTTCTCACTCTCTACCGGAAGAAGGGGGAGGAGATCTCTCTTCAGGTGCGCAATATTGACCCCTCATCAACCATGAAGGACATTGCATCCTATCATGCCTGCGCCATTTTTATCAGCGGCACGCTTTCTCCGGTGGACAGGTATCGGCGCCTCTATTTTGAAGACCTTCCGGTTAAGACTCTCAGCCTTCCAAATGCGTTCCCACGCGAAAACCGTGCGCTTTTTTGTGCACGGGACGTCACCTCCACCTACCGGATGCGGCGGGATGCCGGAAATACGGAGCGTATTGAGGGGTATATCCGCAGTTTTGCGGCTCTTCCCGGAAGTCTGGCCGTATATTTCCCGTCATATGAACTGCTGGAGCGGTTCACAGCACGCCTCCCGTCACGCCTGAACCGAAAGAAGGTCTTTATTGAATCATCGTCATCATCGGATGCGGCGGGTGACCTCCGGGAGTTTATGTCCCTCCCGTCCCGCGGGGAGTTTGGTATTCTTTTTGGTGTCTGCGGCGGAAAATGGAGTGAAGGGCTGGATTACCGGGGGGAACTGCTATCCGGTGCTCTGGTATTCGGCCTGCCGCTTGCGCCGTTCACGGAAGTGCGGCGGATGACAAATCAATATTTCAAAAACAAATTCGGGCGGGAGGGGGAGTTCATCTCGTACACCATGCCTGCCATAAACCGGGTCCTGCAGGCGCTTGGCCGCGTGCTGCGCACACCGGAAGACCGTGGTGTTCTTCTTATAGGGGAAAGCCGGTTTCTTGAGGATGAAGTCCATAGTGGTCTTCCCCCCTGGATGCAGGAAGAGATGGTGCCATGCACGCTCTCCTCGTTTATTGAAGAGGCCAAATCGTGGCGCTGACGTCCGGAGCCTGCCGGTTTGATCTCTGGTGGGTGCATGTTGACTGGTCAGATGACTGTATCCATCGTATATCATTTGCAAAGAGCGGTGAGGAAGGTCCGGTGCCCCCCTCCCTCAGGGCATACTGTGCGGGAACCCTGCGGGAGACGCTTCCCCTCCGGTCCGCTGCAACAGAGGATAATGCACCCTATGCTGCCGTGTATCGTGCGGTCTGCCGAATTCCGTATGGACAGACGGCTACATACGGGGAGATTGCATTGGAGTGTGGGACCTCCCCGAGGGCCGTCGGAATGGCAAT
This window harbors:
- a CDS encoding ATP-dependent DNA helicase encodes the protein MGVRGDYFPYGSYRPHQEDMLDMAAACAREGGIGMIDAPTGCGKSSVVSALLEEANGRKVIVAVRTVSQLNTFVRELELVRKKHPNLRYSYLVGKRQMCPMGGEGDTYRVCEGLKAFSTSLMRERARKGAHVPANDKIIDEQVRKQDVDHPLLCPYFIRSRVFIEGADGLRMVPSGTLKTRADQVARTQVSPDRLHEFSKGLCPYEVMLQAARDADVILLNFHHLFNTDIRDQLYQSLGIEAENALLLVDEAHNCGDTVESIQSVTLFRASLDQGMIELGRMRGRVSGVDALLNMLPRVGQFMDSLQRSFKEEDWFDPATFVRFVLSGSLYQRIDEIVDDLLKAEETYHEAQKQAGDFKESAVERLTAFFYRIMRALDDPAFLTLYRKKGEEISLQVRNIDPSSTMKDIASYHACAIFISGTLSPVDRYRRLYFEDLPVKTLSLPNAFPRENRALFCARDVTSTYRMRRDAGNTERIEGYIRSFAALPGSLAVYFPSYELLERFTARLPSRLNRKKVFIESSSSSDAAGDLREFMSLPSRGEFGILFGVCGGKWSEGLDYRGELLSGALVFGLPLAPFTEVRRMTNQYFKNKFGREGEFISYTMPAINRVLQALGRVLRTPEDRGVLLIGESRFLEDEVHSGLPPWMQEEMVPCTLSSFIEEAKSWR
- a CDS encoding MGMT family protein — protein: MALTSGACRFDLWWVHVDWSDDCIHRISFAKSGEEGPVPPSLRAYCAGTLRETLPLRSAATEDNAPYAAVYRAVCRIPYGQTATYGEIALECGTSPRAVGMAMRRNPTPLVVPCHRVVAKNGPGGYTPDISIKYALLAMEQQELQS